The following proteins come from a genomic window of Sphingobium cloacae:
- the xrtA gene encoding exosortase A, with product MTEQTLSFMQARRMDLGGWRGHLTALGVVALVIMTLFFGDVESMVAIWWNSSTFGHCLFVPLLVGWLVQQRMSGLKQLQPVAWAPGLLWLGAGVAAWLVGEAAGVALIRHGALVVMLQGVVIALLGPAISRALVFPLFYAFFMVPFGEELVPPLQLVTARLSMLFLTGAGVPAHLDGIFITTPTGYFEVAEACSGAKFLIAMTAYGVLVCNVCFRTWPRRIVFMAGALSLSILANGVRAFATILVAHMTTVDAAVGFDHVVYGWVFFAIILTVVMATAWPFFDRKPGDPWFDPKDLQRQPRRSAATGTIAGAALALIVAAPLWLAATAAAGDPLPATLRLPDVKGWTRVDTPQRAPWKPRFDGADHFVMARYRNAAGQVVDLSIATYDRQEEGRELVGFGQGSVDPDGKWVWSSPAPAPKNALGEQITAPGPVVREVVSFFTIGGGDPTGSKPRVKMATMQARLFGSDQRASAILVSAEEAEGQPASRAIAAFLADLGNVKDLADDSVGIDQAMPGSNGAG from the coding sequence ATGACCGAACAGACCCTTTCCTTCATGCAGGCCCGCCGGATGGACCTTGGCGGCTGGCGCGGCCACCTGACCGCGCTGGGCGTGGTGGCGCTGGTCATCATGACGCTGTTCTTCGGTGACGTGGAAAGCATGGTGGCGATCTGGTGGAACAGTTCCACCTTCGGCCATTGCCTGTTCGTGCCCCTGCTGGTCGGCTGGCTGGTGCAGCAACGCATGTCCGGCCTTAAACAGTTACAGCCGGTCGCCTGGGCGCCGGGGCTGCTCTGGCTCGGCGCCGGCGTCGCGGCATGGCTGGTGGGCGAGGCGGCGGGCGTGGCCCTGATCCGTCATGGCGCGCTGGTCGTCATGCTGCAAGGGGTGGTGATCGCCCTGCTCGGCCCGGCCATATCCCGCGCCCTTGTCTTCCCGCTCTTCTACGCCTTCTTCATGGTGCCCTTCGGCGAAGAGCTGGTGCCTCCCCTCCAGCTCGTGACGGCGCGTCTTTCCATGCTGTTCCTGACGGGAGCGGGCGTTCCCGCGCATCTGGACGGCATCTTCATCACCACGCCCACCGGCTATTTCGAGGTGGCGGAAGCCTGTTCCGGCGCGAAGTTCCTGATCGCCATGACGGCCTATGGCGTGCTGGTCTGCAATGTCTGCTTCCGGACATGGCCGCGCCGGATCGTCTTCATGGCGGGCGCGCTGTCGCTTTCCATCCTGGCCAATGGCGTGCGGGCCTTCGCGACCATCCTCGTCGCCCATATGACGACGGTGGATGCGGCGGTCGGGTTCGATCATGTCGTCTATGGCTGGGTGTTCTTCGCCATCATCCTGACGGTCGTGATGGCGACCGCCTGGCCCTTCTTCGACCGCAAGCCGGGCGATCCGTGGTTCGATCCGAAGGATTTGCAGCGTCAGCCCCGCCGTTCCGCCGCCACCGGCACTATCGCCGGAGCCGCCCTGGCCCTCATCGTCGCGGCGCCTCTCTGGCTGGCGGCCACGGCGGCGGCGGGCGATCCGCTGCCGGCAACGCTCCGCTTGCCCGACGTCAAGGGATGGACCCGCGTCGACACGCCGCAGCGAGCCCCATGGAAGCCGCGTTTCGATGGCGCGGACCATTTCGTCATGGCCCGTTATCGCAACGCGGCGGGGCAGGTGGTCGATCTTTCCATCGCGACCTACGACCGGCAGGAAGAAGGCCGCGAACTGGTGGGCTTCGGGCAAGGGTCCGTCGACCCCGACGGGAAATGGGTCTGGTCCTCGCCCGCGCCCGCGCCGAAGAATGCGCTGGGCGAGCAGATCACCGCCCCCGGCCCGGTGGTGCGCGAGGTCGTCAGCTTCTTCACGATCGGCGGGGGCGATCCCACCGGCAGCAAGCCCCGCGTGAAGATGGCGACCATGCAGGCCCGCCTGTTCGGCAGCGACCAGCGCGCATCGGCCATCCTCGTCTCCGCGGAAGAAGCGGAAGGGCAGCCCGCGAGCAGGGCGATTGCCGCTTTCCTCGCCGATCTGGGCAACGTGAAGGATCTGGCCGACGACAGCGTCGGCATCGATCAGGCGATGCCCGGCTCGAATGGAGCCGGATAA
- a CDS encoding TIGR03087 family PEP-CTERM/XrtA system glycosyltransferase, giving the protein MTGEILFLCHRIPFPPDRGDKIRSYHLLKRLAEIAPVHVGCFADDARDMGFAQEMAALAASQRVLMRDRSRLVAGLSGLAKGQPLLVSLFDHPELHRWVAQVMAERPISAVVAYSAQMAHFVPMLPDPVRFLMDFVDFDSAKYAAYGAEGSGPMAWINRREGRVLLDFEKRTAARADVCAFVSEAEAALFRQASGQGRDKVVAIENGVALDFFDPSTDFPAVEKGEGPLLVFTGQMDYRPNVEAVESFARESLPAIRAVHPDARFAIVGRNPSKSVQALAALAGVIVTGGVPDVRGWLAAADVVVAPLRIARGIQNKVLEAMAMARPVVASPQAAEGIDAQDETHFLIAADPAGEAARIIALLADPARAARLAQAARARMEQRYRWSATLDAVPDLLFGQPEKDARAA; this is encoded by the coding sequence ATGACGGGAGAAATCCTCTTTCTCTGCCACCGCATTCCCTTTCCGCCGGATCGGGGAGACAAGATCCGCTCCTATCATCTGCTGAAGCGGCTGGCGGAGATCGCGCCGGTCCATGTCGGCTGCTTCGCCGACGATGCGCGGGACATGGGGTTCGCGCAGGAGATGGCCGCGCTCGCCGCCAGCCAGCGCGTCCTGATGCGGGACAGATCGCGGCTGGTCGCGGGTCTTTCGGGTCTCGCCAAGGGGCAGCCGCTGCTCGTCTCCCTGTTCGATCATCCCGAACTGCACCGCTGGGTCGCGCAGGTCATGGCGGAGCGGCCCATCTCCGCCGTCGTCGCCTATTCCGCGCAGATGGCGCATTTCGTGCCAATGCTGCCGGACCCTGTGCGATTTCTCATGGATTTCGTCGATTTCGATTCCGCCAAATATGCCGCTTACGGCGCGGAGGGTTCCGGTCCCATGGCCTGGATCAACCGGCGCGAAGGCCGCGTCCTGCTGGATTTCGAGAAGAGGACCGCCGCCCGCGCCGATGTCTGCGCCTTCGTCAGCGAAGCGGAAGCCGCCCTGTTCCGGCAGGCGAGCGGGCAGGGAAGAGACAAGGTGGTCGCCATCGAAAATGGCGTGGCGCTCGACTTTTTCGACCCCTCCACCGATTTCCCCGCCGTCGAAAAGGGCGAGGGGCCGCTGCTCGTCTTCACTGGCCAGATGGATTACCGCCCCAATGTCGAGGCGGTGGAGAGCTTTGCCCGCGAAAGCCTGCCCGCCATCCGCGCCGTCCATCCCGACGCCCGCTTCGCCATAGTCGGGCGCAATCCGTCGAAGTCGGTGCAGGCGCTCGCCGCTCTCGCCGGCGTGATCGTGACCGGAGGCGTGCCCGATGTGCGCGGCTGGCTGGCGGCGGCGGACGTGGTGGTCGCGCCGCTTCGGATCGCGCGCGGCATCCAGAACAAGGTGCTCGAAGCCATGGCCATGGCGCGCCCGGTCGTGGCTTCGCCGCAAGCCGCCGAAGGGATCGACGCGCAGGATGAAACCCATTTCCTGATCGCCGCCGATCCCGCCGGGGAAGCCGCCAGGATCATCGCCCTGCTCGCCGATCCGGCCAGGGCGGCGCGTCTGGCGCAGGCGGCGCGCGCGCGCATGGAGCAACGCTATCGCTGGTCCGCGACACTGGACGCCGTGCCGGACCTGCTCTTCGGCCAACCGGAAAAGGATGCGCGCGCGGCATGA
- a CDS encoding FemAB family XrtA/PEP-CTERM system-associated protein: MRAGHQADLAVTTLDLRDPVQAQAADDYVLGHEHGTPFHRPAWLLGVEEATGHPCHLLAVIAPSGRIAGLLPLHHVKSRLFGQALVSSAFAVDGGVLADDPFSLAALVRAAEELARSKGDLSVELRGGPAPAAHWELRENEHVGFVRPLAADDEAELLAVPRKHRAELRKALANPALRVEHGWEPRHIRDHYRVYAQSVRNLGTPVFPARLFREILARFGEDADFTIVYEGDRAVSAVLTLYHGDRVMPYWGGGVQDARRLRSNELMYYRLMSHGRERGMRLFDFGRSKAGSGQAAWKKSFGFEPRPLSYHSWSHTGQKRDINPQSVQYQRRIDLWKKLPLPVANLIGPFISRGLG, encoded by the coding sequence ATGAGGGCGGGCCATCAGGCCGATCTGGCGGTGACGACTCTCGACCTGCGCGATCCCGTGCAGGCGCAGGCCGCGGACGATTATGTGCTGGGCCATGAACATGGCACGCCCTTCCACCGCCCCGCATGGCTGCTGGGCGTGGAGGAAGCGACCGGCCACCCTTGCCATCTCCTCGCGGTGATTGCGCCGTCGGGACGGATCGCGGGATTGCTGCCGCTGCATCATGTGAAGAGCCGGTTGTTCGGGCAGGCGCTGGTATCCTCTGCCTTCGCCGTGGATGGCGGCGTTCTGGCGGACGATCCGTTCAGCCTCGCCGCGCTGGTCCGGGCGGCTGAGGAGCTTGCGCGCAGCAAGGGCGACCTGTCGGTCGAACTGAGGGGCGGCCCCGCGCCTGCCGCGCATTGGGAATTGCGCGAGAATGAGCATGTCGGCTTCGTCCGCCCGCTCGCCGCCGATGACGAGGCGGAACTGCTCGCCGTGCCGCGCAAGCATCGCGCCGAACTCCGCAAGGCGCTCGCCAACCCGGCGCTGCGGGTCGAGCATGGGTGGGAGCCGCGCCACATCCGCGACCATTATCGCGTCTATGCACAAAGCGTCCGCAATCTCGGCACGCCGGTCTTTCCGGCGCGGCTGTTCCGCGAAATCCTGGCCCGCTTCGGCGAGGATGCGGATTTCACCATCGTCTATGAAGGCGACCGCGCCGTCTCCGCTGTGCTGACGCTTTATCATGGCGACCGGGTGATGCCCTATTGGGGCGGCGGCGTGCAGGATGCGCGGCGGCTGCGTTCCAATGAACTCATGTATTATCGCCTGATGAGCCATGGCCGGGAGCGGGGGATGCGCCTGTTCGACTTCGGCCGGTCCAAGGCGGGCAGCGGGCAGGCGGCATGGAAGAAGAGCTTCGGTTTCGAGCCGCGGCCGCTCTCTTACCATAGCTGGTCACACACGGGGCAAAAGCGCGACATCAACCCGCAAAGCGTCCAATATCAGCGCCGTATCGACCTGTGGAAGAAGCTGCCGCTCCCCGTCGCGAACCTGATCGGGCCCTTCATTTCGCGAGGGTTGGGATGA
- a CDS encoding XrtA system polysaccharide deacetylase, with protein sequence MMRNALSVDVEDWFQVGAFERTIRRDDWDGLTHRVERNTDAVLELFDAAGVTATFFILGWVAERYPALMRRIAGAGHEVASHGYDHARVFTFTPEEFRADLRKSRAIIEDASGQAVTGYRAPSFSIDPRAPWAHTVLAEEGYRYSSSVAPVRHDHYGWPDSPRFAWKPVKDAPLVELPVTTARLAGRTLAAGGGGFFRLLPYGFSRWAIRQVNREEKRPAIIYFHPWEIDPGQPRVAQAPLRSRVRHYSNLSAMAGKLRRLTRDFAWTRVDALADAEAERAQ encoded by the coding sequence ATGATGCGCAATGCCCTGTCTGTCGATGTCGAGGACTGGTTCCAGGTCGGCGCGTTCGAACGCACGATCCGGCGCGACGACTGGGACGGCCTGACCCATCGGGTCGAGCGCAACACCGACGCCGTGCTGGAATTGTTCGACGCGGCGGGCGTGACGGCCACCTTCTTCATCCTGGGCTGGGTGGCGGAACGCTATCCCGCGCTGATGCGCCGCATCGCCGGAGCGGGGCATGAGGTGGCGAGCCATGGCTATGACCATGCCCGCGTCTTCACCTTCACGCCGGAAGAGTTCCGCGCCGATCTCCGCAAATCCCGCGCTATCATCGAGGACGCCAGCGGGCAGGCCGTCACCGGCTATCGCGCGCCCAGCTTTTCCATCGACCCGCGAGCCCCATGGGCGCACACCGTTCTGGCGGAGGAAGGCTATCGCTATTCCAGCAGCGTCGCGCCGGTCCGGCACGATCATTATGGCTGGCCCGATTCCCCGCGCTTCGCATGGAAGCCGGTGAAGGACGCGCCGCTGGTGGAACTCCCGGTGACCACCGCACGCCTTGCCGGACGGACGCTGGCGGCGGGGGGAGGAGGGTTTTTCCGCCTGCTTCCCTATGGTTTCTCGCGCTGGGCGATCCGGCAGGTGAACCGGGAGGAGAAACGCCCCGCCATCATCTATTTCCACCCATGGGAAATCGATCCCGGCCAGCCCCGCGTGGCGCAAGCGCCGCTGCGGTCGCGAGTGCGGCATTACAGCAACCTGTCGGCGATGGCGGGCAAGCTGCGCCGCCTGACGCGGGATTTCGCATGGACCCGCGTGGATGCGCTGGCCGACGCCGAAGCGGAGCGCGCGCAATGA
- a CDS encoding XrtA/PEP-CTERM system-associated ATPase: MYDQFYGLQGRPFQLTPDPHFYFESATHRKALSYLGYGLAQGEGFIVITGDIGAGKTTLVGHLMNTIDPQRLTAVKIVSTQVEADDMLRLAAQSFGLAVDGLPKAQILRQIEGFLHAQARLGRRSLLIVDEAQNLPISAVEELRMLSNFQLGGQSLLQIFLLGQPEFRDLLKSPELEQLRQRVIATHHLEPMMGSEIEPYIVHRLSLVGWTGNPHFTAEAFAAIHAATDGVPRRVNALVSRLLLLGAIEQLTEIDGAAVQAVMADMGVDEAEPEAVAPSALDTAAELAEPQPASDAPPEHAQAVAAAPAEEALPPALLEEIVELRAEIASLRAAQAHVSMVPSVDPEALKDCFTLIEERLGSLEARAQEQDAALRRVLTLLIDWVEREDRMAPDQHSAAA; this comes from the coding sequence ATGTACGACCAGTTCTATGGATTGCAGGGCCGACCGTTCCAGCTGACACCGGACCCGCATTTCTATTTCGAGAGCGCGACGCATCGCAAGGCGCTGTCCTATCTTGGCTATGGCCTGGCCCAGGGTGAAGGCTTCATCGTCATCACCGGCGACATCGGCGCGGGAAAGACCACGCTGGTCGGCCACCTCATGAACACCATCGACCCGCAGCGGCTGACGGCGGTGAAGATCGTGTCGACGCAGGTGGAGGCCGACGACATGCTTCGCCTTGCCGCGCAGAGCTTCGGCCTGGCCGTCGACGGCCTGCCCAAGGCCCAGATATTGCGCCAGATCGAAGGCTTCCTCCACGCGCAGGCACGATTGGGCCGCCGGTCGCTCCTGATCGTCGACGAAGCGCAGAACCTGCCCATTTCCGCGGTCGAGGAACTGCGGATGCTCTCCAACTTCCAGCTTGGGGGGCAATCGCTGCTCCAGATTTTCCTGCTGGGCCAGCCGGAGTTTCGCGACCTGCTGAAGTCGCCGGAACTGGAACAGCTTCGCCAGCGCGTCATCGCGACGCATCATCTGGAACCGATGATGGGCAGCGAGATCGAACCCTATATCGTCCATCGCCTGTCGCTGGTCGGCTGGACCGGCAATCCCCATTTCACGGCGGAGGCTTTCGCCGCCATCCATGCCGCGACGGACGGCGTGCCCCGCCGCGTCAACGCGCTGGTCAGCCGCCTGCTGCTGCTGGGCGCGATCGAGCAACTGACCGAGATCGATGGCGCCGCCGTGCAGGCCGTGATGGCCGACATGGGCGTGGATGAGGCCGAACCGGAAGCGGTCGCGCCCTCGGCTCTCGATACGGCGGCCGAACTGGCCGAACCGCAGCCTGCGTCCGATGCTCCGCCGGAACATGCGCAGGCCGTCGCCGCCGCGCCGGCGGAAGAGGCCCTGCCTCCCGCCCTGCTGGAGGAAATCGTCGAATTGCGCGCCGAAATCGCTTCGCTCCGCGCGGCGCAGGCGCATGTGTCGATGGTGCCCTCGGTCGATCCCGAAGCGCTCAAGGATTGCTTCACGCTGATCGAGGAGAGGCTGGGCAGCCTGGAAGCGCGCGCGCAGGAACAGGACGCCGCGCTGCGTCGCGTCCTCACGCTGTTGATCGACTGGGTGGAGCGAGAGGATCGCATGGCTCCCGATCAGCACAGCGCCGCCGCCTGA
- a CDS encoding AAA family ATPase — protein MNKHSSLSASGSLFERATQIYDFDAALRGRAAPVVEAPAETPLPAAEIAPEFAVPTSEEPPFRAPAWIGPVQAVDREKLAEAGYLLPGGPVTTMSEEFRLLKRDLLTQLQDNPRGNRILICSPHSGEGKSFCAVNLALSLAAEKDREILLVDADFGKPGIPEALGLNPGPGLMDALSNPAIAIEDCVIRTDIPALSVLPSGQPSNNDTEYLSSARTDALLKRLTEGRPERIILFDSPPLLAASAAAVLAGHAAISLLVVRADRTSESALREAAAMLKGGTQVQLLLNGVRFGGGTRRFGGYYSKEGSSS, from the coding sequence ATGAACAAGCATAGCTCCCTGTCGGCCAGCGGCTCGCTATTCGAACGCGCGACGCAGATCTACGATTTCGATGCCGCGCTGAGAGGCCGCGCCGCGCCCGTGGTGGAAGCGCCAGCCGAAACGCCGCTGCCAGCCGCCGAGATCGCGCCGGAATTCGCCGTGCCCACGTCCGAGGAGCCTCCGTTCCGCGCGCCGGCATGGATTGGCCCGGTGCAGGCCGTGGACCGGGAAAAGCTGGCGGAGGCGGGCTATCTGCTCCCCGGCGGTCCCGTCACCACGATGAGCGAGGAGTTCCGCCTGCTCAAGCGCGACCTGCTGACCCAGTTGCAGGACAATCCGCGCGGCAATCGCATCCTCATCTGTTCGCCCCATAGCGGGGAGGGCAAGAGCTTCTGCGCCGTCAATCTCGCGCTCAGCCTTGCGGCGGAGAAGGACAGGGAAATCCTGCTGGTGGACGCCGATTTCGGCAAGCCGGGCATCCCCGAAGCGCTGGGGCTGAATCCCGGTCCCGGCCTGATGGACGCGCTCAGCAATCCCGCCATCGCGATCGAGGATTGCGTGATCCGCACCGACATTCCCGCGCTGTCCGTGCTCCCTTCGGGGCAGCCGAGCAACAACGACACGGAATATCTCTCGTCCGCGCGTACCGACGCATTGCTCAAGCGCCTGACGGAAGGGCGGCCCGAACGCATCATCCTGTTCGATTCGCCGCCCTTGCTGGCGGCTTCGGCCGCGGCGGTGCTGGCGGGGCATGCCGCCATCTCATTGCTCGTCGTGCGGGCCGACAGGACCAGTGAAAGCGCCCTGCGCGAGGCGGCCGCCATGCTGAAGGGCGGGACGCAGGTGCAGCTTCTGCTCAACGGCGTCCGCTTCGGCGGGGGCACGCGCCGTTTCGGCGGCTATTATTCGAAGGAAGGCAGCAGTTCATGA
- a CDS encoding XrtA system polysaccharide chain length determinant, with the protein MAGLYDEFLVILHGIWNRRWVALAVAWGVCMLGWLGVALIPNSYQSKARVYVNTQSLLEDKVGITQVQSQQDLDRLRQTLASAENLEKVVRDTDLSQGISGPRDMAAKITALRENISIMAQADPSMIDISAISADSSLSDGANARIAQQIVQKMIDIFQEANLTSDRTETKQSLAFLDQQIAQRGKQLAAAEQRRAEFEQRFIGLLPGAGSIGQRMDAARQEISNIDAQLVQAQSALSAMNGQLAATPQSLPGVGAAGAPSSLAQAQSELASMRSRGWTADHPDVIAMQRQVDALRKQGVGAVAGTGGTPNPAYLSLKSMQADRAATVQALNARKAQLQADLNVMTSRQTNEPGIAAEQEKLARDYDVLKAQYDKLLSDREEIRLRGEVKTETGAVQFRVLAPPSAPTAPIAPNRPILLIGVLVLGIGAGVGVAFAIGQLKGTFPTAARLERVAGIPVVGSISQTLNAGQAAIEKQRLKWFAGASGGLAAVCLLLIAVEFIQRGMA; encoded by the coding sequence ATGGCGGGTCTTTACGACGAGTTTCTGGTCATCCTCCATGGCATATGGAACCGGCGCTGGGTGGCGCTGGCGGTGGCGTGGGGCGTGTGCATGCTGGGCTGGCTGGGCGTGGCGCTCATTCCCAACAGCTACCAGTCCAAGGCGCGCGTCTATGTGAACACGCAGTCGCTGCTGGAGGACAAGGTGGGCATCACGCAGGTCCAGTCCCAGCAGGATCTGGACCGCCTGCGCCAGACGCTCGCCAGCGCGGAGAATCTGGAAAAGGTCGTGCGCGACACCGACCTGTCGCAGGGCATTTCCGGCCCCCGCGACATGGCCGCGAAGATCACTGCCCTGCGCGAGAATATCTCCATCATGGCGCAGGCCGATCCCAGCATGATCGACATCAGCGCGATTTCCGCCGACAGCAGCCTGTCGGACGGCGCAAATGCCCGCATCGCGCAGCAGATCGTGCAGAAGATGATCGACATCTTCCAGGAAGCGAACCTGACCAGCGACCGCACGGAAACGAAGCAGAGCCTGGCCTTCCTCGACCAGCAGATCGCGCAGCGCGGCAAGCAGCTCGCCGCCGCCGAACAGCGCCGCGCGGAGTTCGAGCAACGCTTTATCGGCCTGCTCCCCGGCGCGGGTTCCATCGGTCAGCGCATGGACGCGGCCCGGCAGGAAATCAGCAATATCGACGCGCAGCTCGTGCAGGCGCAAAGCGCGCTCAGCGCCATGAACGGCCAGTTGGCGGCCACGCCGCAAAGCCTGCCCGGCGTGGGCGCGGCGGGCGCCCCTTCCTCCCTGGCGCAGGCGCAGTCGGAACTGGCCTCCATGCGCTCGCGCGGCTGGACCGCCGACCATCCCGATGTCATCGCCATGCAGCGGCAGGTCGACGCGCTCCGCAAGCAGGGCGTCGGGGCTGTGGCGGGAACGGGCGGAACGCCCAACCCGGCCTATCTCTCGCTCAAGTCCATGCAGGCCGACCGGGCCGCGACCGTGCAGGCGCTCAATGCCCGCAAGGCGCAGTTGCAGGCGGACCTCAACGTCATGACATCCCGCCAGACCAATGAGCCGGGGATCGCCGCCGAGCAGGAAAAGCTCGCCCGCGACTATGACGTGCTCAAGGCGCAATATGACAAGTTGCTGTCCGACCGCGAGGAAATCCGCCTGCGCGGCGAGGTGAAGACCGAAACCGGCGCGGTGCAGTTCCGCGTGCTCGCGCCGCCCAGCGCCCCGACCGCGCCCATCGCGCCTAATCGCCCCATCCTGCTGATCGGCGTGCTGGTGCTGGGCATCGGCGCGGGAGTCGGCGTCGCCTTCGCCATCGGGCAGCTCAAGGGCACTTTCCCGACCGCCGCCCGTCTGGAGCGCGTCGCGGGCATCCCCGTCGTGGGATCGATCAGCCAGACGCTGAACGCCGGGCAGGCCGCCATCGAAAAGCAGAGGCTGAAATGGTTCGCGGGCGCGAGCGGAGGGCTGGCGGCTGTCTGCCTGCTGCTGATCGCCGTCGAATTCATCCAGCGCGGCATGGCGTGA
- a CDS encoding XrtA/PEP-CTERM system exopolysaccharide export protein, translated as MGFQRISSLVIGASLSAMVLSGCASSASGPQLPPASFVATEEKPGEEYVIGPLDELTIFVWRNPELGAKVQVRPDGRITTPLITDMPAVGKTPKILSEDIKQALSKYIENPLVSVIVNNFSGTFSQQVRIVGATEKPASIPYRANMTLLDAMIAVGGLSQYAAGNKARLVRFDRDSGKQTEYQVRIGDLLKRGDSKANVTLSPGDVIIIPESMF; from the coding sequence ATGGGTTTTCAGCGGATTTCCAGTCTTGTCATCGGGGCATCGCTTTCGGCCATGGTGCTGTCGGGCTGTGCGTCGAGCGCCAGCGGGCCGCAACTGCCGCCGGCATCCTTCGTCGCCACGGAGGAAAAGCCGGGCGAGGAATATGTGATCGGCCCGCTCGACGAACTCACCATCTTCGTATGGCGCAATCCCGAACTGGGCGCGAAGGTCCAGGTGCGGCCGGACGGACGCATCACCACGCCGCTCATCACCGACATGCCCGCCGTGGGCAAGACGCCCAAGATCCTGTCGGAAGACATCAAGCAGGCGCTGTCCAAATATATCGAAAATCCGCTGGTGTCGGTGATCGTCAACAATTTCTCCGGCACGTTCAGCCAGCAGGTGCGGATCGTCGGCGCGACGGAAAAGCCCGCCTCCATCCCCTATCGCGCGAACATGACACTGCTCGACGCGATGATCGCGGTCGGGGGCCTGTCCCAATATGCGGCGGGCAACAAGGCGCGGCTCGTCCGCTTCGACAGGGATAGCGGCAAGCAGACCGAATATCAGGTCCGTATCGGCGACCTCCTGAAACGCGGCGATAGCAAGGCGAACGTCACGCTGTCGCCCGGCGACGTCATCATCATCCCGGAAAGCATGTTCTGA
- a CDS encoding pyridoxal-dependent decarboxylase, exosortase A system-associated: MKPMGPIPPHFSAEDGMLLIGGCGAASLVDEAGDTPLFVYDMAIVEAQVRALREAMPDALSIHYAMKANPYPPLLARMAGLVDGFDVASGGELALALEAGMDAAHISFAGPGKRDDELTAAIRNGATLNLESEGEARRALAIGDRLGIRPKLAVRVNPDFDLKGSGMRMGGGAKPFGIDADRAAALARTVMGAGADWRGWHIFAGSQALDRQAIIDMQAATLILAARLSEEAGAVPPLVNLGGGFGLPYFPGDQRLDIRPVGAALDNALEARADILRDSAFAIELGRWLVGEAGVYLTRVVDVKQSMGETFVVVDGGLHHQLAASGNFGTVVRRNYPIAVANRFGAEPNPEAVTVVGCLCTPIDRLGDKVALPPVQEGDLIAVFLAGAYGASASPAAFLGHPCAGQLLIG; encoded by the coding sequence ATGAAGCCGATGGGACCGATCCCGCCGCATTTTTCCGCCGAGGACGGCATGTTGCTGATCGGCGGCTGCGGCGCGGCGAGCCTTGTCGACGAAGCGGGCGACACGCCGCTCTTCGTCTATGACATGGCGATCGTGGAAGCGCAGGTCCGCGCCTTGCGGGAGGCGATGCCCGATGCGCTCTCTATCCATTACGCGATGAAGGCCAATCCTTATCCGCCGCTGCTAGCGCGCATGGCGGGGCTGGTCGATGGCTTCGATGTGGCGTCGGGCGGAGAACTTGCGCTTGCGCTGGAGGCGGGCATGGACGCGGCGCATATCAGCTTTGCAGGGCCGGGAAAGCGCGATGATGAACTGACGGCGGCGATTCGGAATGGCGCGACGCTCAATCTGGAGTCGGAGGGGGAGGCGCGTCGCGCGCTCGCCATCGGCGACCGTCTGGGGATCAGGCCGAAGCTCGCGGTCCGCGTGAACCCCGATTTCGATCTCAAGGGATCGGGGATGCGGATGGGCGGCGGGGCCAAGCCCTTCGGCATCGATGCCGACCGCGCCGCCGCTCTCGCTCGCACCGTGATGGGGGCGGGCGCGGACTGGCGCGGCTGGCACATCTTCGCAGGAAGCCAGGCGCTCGACCGCCAAGCGATCATCGACATGCAGGCCGCGACCCTGATCCTCGCCGCGCGCCTGTCGGAAGAAGCGGGCGCCGTGCCGCCGCTCGTCAATCTGGGCGGCGGTTTCGGCCTGCCCTATTTCCCCGGCGACCAGCGGCTCGACATCCGCCCCGTCGGCGCGGCGCTGGACAATGCGCTGGAAGCGCGCGCCGACATCCTGCGCGACAGCGCCTTCGCCATCGAGCTGGGCCGCTGGCTGGTGGGGGAGGCGGGCGTTTATCTGACCCGCGTGGTCGACGTGAAGCAGAGCATGGGCGAAACTTTCGTTGTCGTGGACGGGGGCCTGCATCATCAACTCGCGGCCAGCGGCAATTTCGGCACCGTCGTTCGCCGCAACTATCCCATCGCGGTCGCGAATCGTTTCGGTGCGGAACCGAATCCGGAGGCCGTAACGGTGGTCGGCTGCCTCTGCACTCCCATCGACCGGCTGGGCGACAAGGTGGCCCTGCCCCCGGTGCAGGAAGGCGATCTGATCGCGGTCTTCCTGGCCGGAGCCTATGGCGCCTCGGCCAGCCCGGCCGCCTTTCTGGGCCATCCCTGTGCGGGACAGCTTCTGATCGGCTGA